One window of Triticum dicoccoides isolate Atlit2015 ecotype Zavitan chromosome 5A, WEW_v2.0, whole genome shotgun sequence genomic DNA carries:
- the LOC119302730 gene encoding pentatricopeptide repeat-containing protein At3g23020-like codes for MLSPCDRFLHRAPAPPPPLNPQSSLAASVPGASRRDKGLALQSNAVSAAPARTAEACPNAVVVPPTVAGTTGQSAAAQMGKGRGRLAGYGGSIPAMLYALERVQDVGEALWPWRDTLSSRERTIILKEQKDWRRAVEILDWFRGQRGHEVNVIHYNVVLCAVGRARRWDLVAGLWRQMHSCGVAPDNATYGTLIDVYCKGGRETAALLWLGDMCKRGLVPDEVTMSTVLHAHKKAGEYDKAEIFFQRWSSESDTGSDGHLCYSLYTYNTLIDTYGKSGQLEKASDMFNQMLREGVAPSIITFNTLIHVWGKHHRMEQVASLVRMMEEFQCPPDTRTYNTLISLYRESNEIDVAEHYFCKMKAENLVPDVVSCRTLLYGYCTRGMVSKAEALVKEMDESGLVIDEYTQSALTRMYVNAGMLEQSWCWFERFCNQMESECFSANIDAFGKKGYINLAEKAFVCCLERKKLSVSVCNVMIKAYGLAEKLDEACEIAAGMERYGVLPDYLTYSSLIQLLSTAKLPEKALYYLRKMQAAMPIDCVPYSVVISSFTKNGNLHMVECLFREMVTLGVHADAYVYSILIDTYAEVGNVQQAAAYFGLVTKAGLCESASIYNSLIKLYTRAGYLAEAQKTYKLLKSLDTDTNLYASNCMIGLYSDHCMVNEARELFENLKITGSANEFSYAMMVCLYKKVARYYEAHRISKEMQALGLLTQALSYNSVIQMYVSGGKMEEAVKIFQKMLASSTPPNDVTFKALKPILVKEGVSNIEIARLESLRRCNTQDCLNQWYRALALVVRSDGTTSRHTMGHSCTRIHSFYIDSF; via the coding sequence ATGCTGAGCCCGTGCGACCGGTTCCTCCACCGtgctcccgcgccgccgccgccgctgaatcCGCAGTCGAGCCTCGCGGCCTCGGTGCCCGGCGCCAGCCGCAGGGACAAAGGCCTCGCGCTCCAGAGCAACGCGGTCTCAGCGGCTCCGGCGAGAACCGCCGAGGCTTGCCCCAATGCGGTGGTGGTTCCACccaccgtcgccggcaccaccgggcAGAGTGCTGCCGCGCAAATGGGGAAGGGTAGGGGCAGGTTGGCCGGCTACGGCGGGTCCATCCCGGCGATGCTGTACGCGCTGGAGCGCGTCCAGGACGTCGGGGAGGCGCTGTGGCCGTGGAGGGACACGCTGAGCAGCCGGGAGAGGACCATCATCCTCAAGGAGCAGAAGGACTGGCGGCGGGCGGTCGAGATCTTAGACTGGTTCCGCGGGCAGAGGGGGCACGAGGTCAATGTCATCCACTACAATGTCGTGCTCTGCGCGGTCGGGCGCGCGAGGAGATGGGACCTCGTCGCGGGCCTGTGGCGCCAGATGCATTCCTGCGGCGTGGCGCCGGATAACGCGACGTACGGTACGCTGATCGATGTGTACTGCAAAGGGGGCAGGGAGACGGCGGCGTTGCTGTGGCTCGGGGACATGTGCAAGCGCGGCTTGGTGCCTGACGAGGTCACCATGAGCACTGTCCTTCATGCGCATAAGAAGGCTGGAGAGTATGACAAGGCAGAGATTTTCTTTCAAAGATGGTCTTCTGAATCAGATACAGGGTCGGATGGACATCTCTGCTATAGCTTGTACACTTACAACACCTTGATTGATACTTATGGAAAGTCTGGGCAGCTTGAGAAAGCGTCAGACATGTTCAACCAAATGTTGAGGGAAGGTGTTGCGCCGAGCATTATTACATTCAACACACTGATTCATGTCTGGGGTAAACACCATAGGATGGAGCAGGTGGCTTCTTTGGTGAGGATGATGGAGGAGTTTCAGTGCCCTCCTGACACCAGGACTTACAATACACTCATCTCACTGTACAGAGAAAGCAATGAAATTGATGTCGCGGAGCACTACTTCTGTAAGATGAAAGCCGAAAATTTGGTGCCGGATGTTGTGAGCTGCCGCACGCTATTGTATGGGTACTGTACCAGGGGAATGGTCAGTAAAGCAGAAGCCCTTGTTAAAGAAATGGACGAGAGTGGCCTGGTGATCGATGAATACACGCAGTCAGCTCTAACCAGGATGTATGTAAATGCTGGGATGCTTGAGCAGTCGTGGTGTTGGTTTGAGAGGTTCTGTAATCAGATGGAGTCCGAGTGCTTTTCTGCAAATATTGATGCATTTGGGAAGAAAGGGTACATAAACCTCGCGGAAAAGGCCTTTGTGTGTTGCCTGGAGAGGAAGAAGCTTAGCGTTTCTGTGTGCAAtgttatgatcaaagcatatgggttAGCAGAGAAGCTTGATGAGGCCTGTGAGATAGCTGCTGGCATGGAGAGGTACGGCGTGCTACCTGATTACTTGACTTACAGTTCTCTCATTCAGCTCCTGTCAACTGCTAAACTGCCAGAGAAAGCACTCTACTACTTGAGAAAGATGCAAGCAGCTATGCCGATTGACTGTGTTCCATATTCTGTGGTGATTAGCAGCTTTACTAAGAATGGGAATTTGCACATGGTTGAATGCCTATTTAGAGAAATGGTCACTTTGGGGGTCCACGCGGATGCATATGTTTACTCTATCTTAATTGATACATATGCTGAAGTTGGAAATGTCCAGCAAGCTGCAGCATATTTTGGTTTAGTGACAAAGGCTGGTTTATGTGAGAGTGCTTCGATCTATAATTCTTTGATCAAACTCTACACAAGAGCAGGGTATCTGGCAGAGGCTCAAAAAACATACAAGCTTCTGAAATCATTAGATACTGACACCAACCTTTATGCATCCAACTGCATGATTGGCCTCTACAGTGACCATTGTATGGTGAACGAAGCACGTGAGCTTTTTGAGAATTTGAAGATTACGGGAAGCGCAAATGAATTTTCATATGCGATGATGGTGTGCTTGTACAAGAAAGTTGCTCGCTACTATGAAGCTCACAGGATCTCCAAGGAAATGCAAGCTTTAGGGCTTCTAACTCAAGCATTAAGTTATAATTCTGTGATTCAGATGTACGTATCTGGTGGGAAAATGGAGGAGGCTGTGAAAATATTTCAGAAGATGTTGGCATCGAGCACACCACCAAACGATGTAACTTTCAAGGCATTAAAACCAATTCTAGTGAAAGAAGGAGTTTCAAATATTGAGATAGCAAGATTAGAGTCTCTCAGAAGGTGTAACACTCAAGATTGCTTGAATCAGTGGTACAGGGCACTAGCTCTGGTCGTAAGATCAGATGGGACTACCTCTCGACATACTATGGGTCACTCTTGTACAAGGATACATTCTTTTTACATTGACAGTTTCTAG